The DNA window GCGCTGCTCAAGGATTTCCTGCGCATTCCCAGCGTCAGCACGAAGCCCGAGAACGCCAACGACGTCAAACATTGTGCCGAATGGCTCGCCGACCAGATTCGCCAGACCGGCCTGTCGGCGACGGTCTATCCGACCGACGGCCATCCGATCGTCGTCGCGAAGAATAGCCACCAGCCCGGCCGACCCACGGTGTTGATGTACGGCCACTACGATGTGCAGCCCCCCGAGCCACTGGACCTCTGGACGACCCCGGCGTTCGAGCCCGACGTCCGCAAGGACGAGAACGGCTTCGACGCCGTCTATGCCCGGGGTGCGGTCGATGACAAAGGGCAGGTCTGGTGCCATGTCGAAGCGATCCGCGCCTTCGCCGGGAATCTGCCGGTCAACGTGACCATGCTCATCGAAGGCGAAGAAGAGTGCGGCAGCGGCCACCTCGACGCGTTCGTGGAGCAGCACGCCGATCTGCTTAAGGCCGACGTCTGCGTCATCAGCGACACCAACCAGTTTGCTCGCGGCCTGCCGGCGATCACCTATGGCCTGCGCGGCCTGTGCTACATGGAGGTCTTCGTCACAGGTCCCGATCACGACCTGCACTCCGGCATGTACGGCGGGGCGGTGCCGAACCCGGCCAACGTCCTATGCCAGCTCATCGCCAGTCTGCACGACACAGACGGCCGGGTGACGATCCCCGGTTTCTACGACGATGTCGTGCCGCTCTCGCAGGAGGAGCGCGACCAGTGGAAAAAGCTCCCCCTGACCGAAGAGCAATTCGCCGCCGGCGTCGGAATCCCCTTTGGTAATGGCGAAGTGGGTTTCACGTCGATCGAACGTAAATGGGCCAGGCCGACACTGGATGTGAACGGTCTGACATCCGGCTACCAGGGCGTTGGCGCCAAGACGGTCATCGCATCGAAGGCGTCGGCCAAGGTGTCCATGCGGCTGGTGCCGAAGCAGGACCCGGCCAAGATCCGTGCCGCGTTCGAGAAACACCTCCGCGACCGCTGCCCGAAGAACGTGAAGATCGAGTTCGTCGGCCACGGCCTGTCTCCAGGCGTCCTGACGCCGGTCGAGTCGCCCGCCGTCCAGTTGGCCCGCGAGGCGTTGGAGATCGGCTTCGGCGTCAAGCCGACGATCATGCGCGAAGGCGGCAGCATTCCGGTGGTGGGGCTGATCAAGAAGGTGCTAGGCATCGACACCCTGCTGGTAGGTTTCGGCCTGCCCGATGATCGCGTGCACTCGCCGAACGAGAAGTTCGACCTCGACGCGCTGCACAAAGGCACAAGGACGGCGGCGCTGCTCTACGCGAAGCTTGCTTCCTTGTAGGTTGGGGCGTGTAACCTCGCCAAGGCTCCTGCGGGGGCAAGGGGATCTGAAGATGAAAGATACACAAACGATTCCGTACGCGACGCCCGCGACGCGACCGAACTACGGCAAGGCATTTCTTCGTTTGTTCCTGACGACAGTCGCCAGCGGCGTAATCTTCGCGGTTGTCGGCGGCGTTTCCGGTTGTGTCATTGGCACTCACGCCGGCGACTACTACAGCACCGTCTTCGGAAATGACGGAATTGATGCACCAAAAGTTGGTTCGGTTCTCGGCACGGTGCAAGGCGGCGCGCTCGGCGTTGTGGTCGGGCTGGTGCTCTCGGTAGTCCTGACCTGGCGGGAAATTCGTCTGGCGCAGGCGTCAGCACCGCGTGGAAACTAGTGCGGGTTGAAGCTCAGGCCGCGCGACATCACAGAAGCTGTCGTGGATTGGTAATCGTAAGCCGGTCGACGACCTCGTTGCCCACCAGCGCGATCGCCTGCTTCAAACCTCTCAGCCGAATGTCCAGCGTCTGCGGATTGTGCAGGTCGCTGCCGAGGACGAAGTACTCCCCCTTGACCAGCAGATTCTCGACGACCACCCGGGTGGGTGTGCCGAGCGGGTCGCTCAGGCATTGCAGATTCCCCTGCAGCAGCAGGCCCAGTTCGTCTTTAAAGAACCGGATGAGCCCAGGGTCGTCCTGGACGGCTTTCATGCGCTCGGGATGGGCCATCATCACCGTCACGCCCTGGCTCTTGAGCCACTCGACGCAGGGCCGGAAGAACGCCGGCAGCTTGTCGGCCCAGATGTCGAACAGGACGAACTTGCGGCGCATGCCGTAGCTGACGATGTCGTCGGCGGCCGAGGCGGGCATCTCGGGGCGCAGGTTCAACTCGCCGCCGGGGAAGAGCTTCAACGCGACGCCCTCGGCGTCGAAAATCTCCTGAAGGTGCGCCACCCGCTGGGTGATACCGTCGATCGTGTTATGCGGCAGATCGGGCCAGATGTGCGGCGTGCAGAAGCTGTGCGTGTAGCCGGCGGCGACCATACGCTTGGCACACTCGACAGAGTCGGCCGGCGTTTTGCAGCCGTCGTCGATGCCGGGCAGCAGGTGGGAGTGGACGTCGATACGGCCTGTTTTCATGGTGGGGACGGCGTCTTTCATGGGGCTTGGGGGATTGTAGCGTGTTTTCCGGGGGTTTGAGGGTGGGAAGGAGGAGGTTCCACAGGAAAAGACAAACCGCGAGGATTGCGCCTCGCGGTTTGTCTTAGTTGTTTTGAATCATGGTCGCTGCAGCGACCATGCCGGGGTGCGTCGTTGATCAG is part of the Humisphaera borealis genome and encodes:
- a CDS encoding CpsB/CapC family capsule biosynthesis tyrosine phosphatase, translating into MKDAVPTMKTGRIDVHSHLLPGIDDGCKTPADSVECAKRMVAAGYTHSFCTPHIWPDLPHNTIDGITQRVAHLQEIFDAEGVALKLFPGGELNLRPEMPASAADDIVSYGMRRKFVLFDIWADKLPAFFRPCVEWLKSQGVTVMMAHPERMKAVQDDPGLIRFFKDELGLLLQGNLQCLSDPLGTPTRVVVENLLVKGEYFVLGSDLHNPQTLDIRLRGLKQAIALVGNEVVDRLTITNPRQLL
- a CDS encoding dipeptidase, whose translation is MLDRVLDTIDSRKDQSLALLKDFLRIPSVSTKPENANDVKHCAEWLADQIRQTGLSATVYPTDGHPIVVAKNSHQPGRPTVLMYGHYDVQPPEPLDLWTTPAFEPDVRKDENGFDAVYARGAVDDKGQVWCHVEAIRAFAGNLPVNVTMLIEGEEECGSGHLDAFVEQHADLLKADVCVISDTNQFARGLPAITYGLRGLCYMEVFVTGPDHDLHSGMYGGAVPNPANVLCQLIASLHDTDGRVTIPGFYDDVVPLSQEERDQWKKLPLTEEQFAAGVGIPFGNGEVGFTSIERKWARPTLDVNGLTSGYQGVGAKTVIASKASAKVSMRLVPKQDPAKIRAAFEKHLRDRCPKNVKIEFVGHGLSPGVLTPVESPAVQLAREALEIGFGVKPTIMREGGSIPVVGLIKKVLGIDTLLVGFGLPDDRVHSPNEKFDLDALHKGTRTAALLYAKLASL